The following are encoded in a window of Staphylococcus piscifermentans genomic DNA:
- a CDS encoding DUF1292 domain-containing protein → MSENNKNQDAELKVNNDEELLTLYDEDGNEVLYRKVLEFYHPEFDKEYVILAEEGETSDDDDMIELIPMINVPDEEGDGGKFLPVDSEEEWDMIEEVVNTEME, encoded by the coding sequence ATGTCTGAAAATAATAAAAACCAAGATGCAGAATTAAAAGTGAATAACGATGAGGAACTTTTAACTTTATACGATGAAGATGGTAACGAAGTTTTATATCGTAAAGTGCTAGAGTTCTATCATCCTGAATTTGACAAAGAATATGTCATTTTAGCTGAAGAAGGCGAAACATCTGATGACGACGATATGATTGAATTGATTCCGATGATTAATGTTCCTGATGAAGAAGGCGATGGCGGTAAATTCTTACCTGTCGATTCTGAGGAAGAATGGGATATGATTGAAGAAGTAGTCAATACTGAAATGGAATAA
- the ruvX gene encoding Holliday junction resolvase RuvX, with product MLTHKIIGLDVGSKTVGVAVSDLMGWTAQGLDTLRINEEENELGISKLTEIIKKEDADTVVIGLPKNMNNSIGFRGEASLKYKEALQNALPDIKIVMWDERLSTMAAERSLLEADVSRNKRKKVIDKMAAVFILQGYLDSLQ from the coding sequence ATGCTCACACATAAAATTATCGGTTTAGATGTTGGCAGTAAAACAGTCGGCGTTGCTGTCAGTGATTTAATGGGTTGGACCGCTCAAGGCTTAGATACACTCCGAATCAATGAAGAAGAAAATGAATTAGGTATTTCAAAGTTAACAGAAATCATAAAAAAAGAAGACGCGGATACTGTTGTAATAGGATTACCGAAGAATATGAATAATTCTATTGGATTTAGAGGCGAAGCTTCGTTAAAATACAAGGAAGCACTCCAAAATGCATTACCAGATATCAAAATTGTAATGTGGGATGAGCGCTTAAGTACGATGGCAGCAGAAAGATCGTTACTAGAAGCGGATGTTTCTAGAAACAAACGTAAGAAAGTAATTGATAAAATGGCTGCTGTGTTTATATTGCAAGGTTATTTAGACTCATTACAATAA
- the recD2 gene encoding SF1B family DNA helicase RecD2: MSNPTLFDYSMVKGTVEAILFQNKENFYTVLKVDPIETNEEFDSMPTIVGFFPEIAEGDVYTFKGQAVTHPKYGKQLKAETFEKELPQTKDAIVSYLSSDLFKGIGKKTAENIVATLGENAINKILDNEEALAEVPHLSKKKQKQIAEQIYSNQEVEKIMIRLHDLGFGPKLSMNIYQVYQVETLSEIEKNPYQLVYDVKGVGFNKADTLAKNLGIEYNDPERLKAGLLYTIEEECIKQGHTYLPKDYVIEASQDTLSQVHSESIDAKLLEEMILQLTEEEKLVEADETLSVPSLYYSEVKSVQNLYRIEAHQTKLETIEQSDLQMHIGEIEDMNKVNYAASQKEALETAINSKVMLLTGGPGTGKTTVIKGIVELYAEIHGLSLDYDDYNEDDYPIALAAPTGRAAKRLQESTGLEAMTIHRLIGWSQETKPEDVLENEINAKLIIIDEMSMVDTWLFHQFLNAVPIDAQVILVGDEDQLPSVGPGQVFKDLIDSKVIPRVNLTEVYRQQDGSSIIELAHKMKLGQPIDITQRFHDRSFIPCSADQIPDVVNKVVTSAVKKGYDMSDIQVLAPMYRGSAGIKRLNKVLQDILNPKEEDTREIEFGDVVFRKGDKVLQLVNRPNDNIFNGDIGVIQGIFWAKENELNKDVLVVDFEGNEITFTKQDMMELTHAYCTSIHKAQGSEFPIVIMPIVKQYYRMLQRPIIYTGLTRAKQSLVFLGDSQAFDIGMQTYGQVRMTRMAQLLRDYFGTEASSSETEENHSTSTAEQNTKVIELSEATIFKIDPMIGMGDVTPYSFAPEK; the protein is encoded by the coding sequence TTGAGCAACCCTACATTATTTGATTACTCTATGGTCAAAGGTACGGTCGAAGCCATTCTTTTTCAAAATAAAGAAAACTTCTATACTGTGCTGAAAGTAGATCCTATTGAAACGAATGAAGAATTTGATAGTATGCCGACAATTGTAGGGTTCTTTCCTGAAATTGCAGAAGGTGATGTGTATACCTTCAAAGGACAAGCGGTTACACACCCGAAGTATGGCAAACAGTTGAAAGCAGAAACCTTTGAAAAAGAATTACCGCAAACAAAAGATGCTATTGTCAGTTATTTGTCTAGTGATTTATTTAAAGGTATCGGAAAGAAAACAGCAGAAAATATTGTCGCTACACTTGGCGAAAACGCGATTAATAAAATTTTGGATAACGAAGAAGCTTTGGCTGAAGTCCCACATTTATCTAAGAAAAAGCAAAAACAAATTGCCGAACAAATCTATAGTAACCAAGAAGTAGAAAAGATTATGATACGTCTGCATGATTTAGGTTTCGGCCCTAAATTATCTATGAATATTTATCAGGTCTATCAAGTAGAGACATTATCGGAAATTGAAAAGAATCCATATCAGCTGGTCTATGATGTGAAAGGTGTCGGTTTTAATAAAGCTGACACTTTAGCTAAAAATCTTGGGATAGAATACAACGACCCCGAGCGATTGAAAGCTGGCTTATTGTATACCATTGAAGAAGAATGTATTAAACAAGGCCACACTTATTTGCCGAAAGATTATGTCATAGAAGCCTCTCAAGATACGTTATCGCAAGTACATAGCGAATCTATTGATGCTAAATTGTTGGAAGAGATGATTTTGCAACTGACAGAGGAAGAGAAGCTGGTGGAAGCGGATGAAACCCTTTCTGTTCCAAGTTTATATTATTCCGAAGTGAAAAGTGTACAGAATTTATATCGTATAGAAGCACATCAAACCAAATTAGAAACTATCGAGCAATCAGACTTGCAGATGCATATCGGTGAAATTGAAGATATGAATAAAGTGAATTATGCCGCTTCGCAAAAGGAAGCCTTAGAGACTGCAATCAATTCTAAAGTAATGCTGCTGACTGGCGGTCCAGGTACAGGGAAAACTACGGTTATCAAAGGGATTGTGGAACTTTACGCAGAAATCCACGGTTTATCGCTCGATTATGATGATTATAATGAAGACGATTATCCTATCGCCTTAGCAGCGCCTACAGGACGAGCCGCTAAAAGATTACAAGAATCTACGGGTTTAGAAGCCATGACGATTCATCGTTTGATTGGTTGGAGTCAAGAAACGAAACCAGAAGATGTATTAGAAAATGAAATTAATGCTAAGTTGATTATCATTGATGAAATGTCGATGGTAGATACTTGGTTGTTCCATCAATTTTTAAATGCCGTACCGATTGATGCGCAAGTTATTCTAGTTGGTGATGAAGACCAATTACCTTCTGTAGGACCAGGTCAAGTCTTTAAGGACTTGATTGATTCTAAAGTGATACCACGCGTGAATTTGACCGAAGTTTATCGGCAACAAGATGGTTCAAGCATTATCGAATTAGCGCATAAAATGAAATTAGGACAACCAATTGATATTACTCAACGCTTCCATGATCGCAGTTTCATCCCATGCAGTGCCGATCAGATTCCTGATGTCGTTAATAAAGTAGTGACTTCCGCTGTTAAAAAAGGATATGATATGAGCGATATACAGGTGCTAGCACCTATGTATAGAGGAAGCGCAGGTATTAAACGCTTAAATAAAGTACTTCAAGATATCTTGAACCCTAAAGAAGAAGATACTCGAGAAATAGAATTTGGCGATGTTGTTTTTCGAAAAGGCGATAAAGTACTACAACTAGTGAACCGTCCGAATGATAATATCTTCAATGGTGATATTGGAGTTATTCAAGGTATTTTCTGGGCAAAAGAAAATGAATTAAATAAAGACGTCTTGGTTGTGGATTTTGAAGGTAATGAAATCACTTTTACGAAACAAGACATGATGGAATTGACGCATGCTTACTGTACTTCAATTCATAAAGCACAAGGTTCAGAGTTTCCAATCGTGATTATGCCGATTGTTAAACAGTATTATCGTATGCTGCAACGACCGATTATCTATACAGGTTTGACTCGCGCAAAACAATCATTAGTCTTTTTAGGAGACAGCCAAGCCTTTGATATTGGAATGCAAACGTACGGACAGGTGCGTATGACCCGCATGGCACAACTACTGCGCGATTATTTCGGCACGGAAGCATCGTCAAGTGAAACTGAAGAGAACCATTCAACTTCAACTGCAGAACAAAATACTAAAGTCATCGAACTGTCAGAAGCTACTATTTTCAAAATCGATCCGATGATTGGAATGGGCGATGTTACACCTTATAGTTTTGCGCCTGAAAAATAA
- a CDS encoding cysteine desulfurase family protein produces the protein MEVYADYAATTPVKPEVIEKMMELYSHHYGNPSSIHSVGRDARQYLDAARREMGSLLGAKPNEIIFTSGATESNNTAIKGLAYANQHKGKHMITSKIEHHSVLHVFEQLEREGFEVTYLDVDREGIVDLAQLKEAMREDTILVSIMFVNNEVGTVQPMYEIEEIVKQCDAMLHVDAVQAIEHLPIKFDEFQFDSMSLTAHKFGGPKGVGALLVKEKTPIKFSQLGGSQETKRRAGTENVSQIAGMAEALKIAAAHRDENNIHLMNLKELFLVQLQERSIPFEVNGSMTDTTGHVLNIYFPFIDVETMLTLLDLANISVSSGSACTAGSTMPSHVLEAMYGEDPRTKQSIRFSFNELTTELEIKYIVAEIQKIYHRFKEE, from the coding sequence ATGGAAGTATATGCAGATTATGCAGCAACTACTCCTGTGAAACCAGAAGTTATAGAGAAAATGATGGAGTTATATTCGCATCATTATGGTAATCCGTCATCTATTCATAGTGTCGGCAGAGATGCGCGCCAGTATTTAGATGCAGCACGTAGAGAAATGGGTTCTCTTTTAGGGGCAAAGCCTAATGAGATTATTTTTACCAGTGGTGCAACTGAATCTAATAATACTGCAATTAAGGGTCTAGCTTATGCAAACCAGCATAAGGGCAAGCACATGATTACTTCTAAGATTGAACATCATTCTGTTTTGCATGTCTTTGAACAACTTGAACGCGAGGGATTCGAAGTTACTTATCTGGATGTTGACCGAGAAGGCATTGTGGATTTAGCACAACTTAAAGAAGCGATGCGCGAAGATACCATATTAGTATCTATTATGTTTGTAAATAATGAAGTCGGCACTGTCCAACCGATGTATGAAATAGAAGAAATTGTAAAGCAATGTGATGCAATGTTGCATGTTGACGCGGTGCAAGCTATAGAACATTTGCCTATTAAATTTGATGAATTTCAGTTTGACAGTATGAGTTTAACTGCACATAAATTCGGCGGTCCAAAGGGCGTAGGTGCTTTATTAGTAAAAGAAAAAACACCCATAAAATTTTCTCAGCTTGGCGGTAGTCAAGAAACCAAACGTCGTGCGGGAACTGAAAATGTATCTCAAATTGCTGGAATGGCAGAAGCATTGAAAATTGCTGCAGCTCATCGTGACGAAAATAATATTCATTTAATGAATCTAAAAGAGTTATTTTTAGTGCAATTGCAAGAACGTAGTATTCCTTTTGAAGTCAATGGTTCCATGACGGATACCACGGGACATGTGTTAAATATCTATTTCCCTTTTATTGACGTAGAAACGATGTTGACTTTGTTAGATTTAGCTAACATCAGTGTATCATCAGGCTCAGCTTGTACTGCAGGTTCTACTATGCCGTCACACGTGTTAGAAGCTATGTATGGCGAAGATCCAAGAACAAAACAATCTATCCGCTTCAGTTTCAATGAACTGACAACTGAATTGGAAATAAAATATATCGTAGCAGAAATTCAAAAGATTTATCATAGATTTAAGGAGGAATAA
- a CDS encoding tetratricopeptide repeat protein gives MEQEAIYQLIKEGKFEEALKALFENIEQNPEAIENYINSGILLAEAGEVEKAEKFFQKALTINPDNGAIYYNLANVYYNAESYNDAIKLYQQALQKGVDEADTNYMIGMSFNQLGAFKEALPFLMRAAELDEKNDEEIQFQYGLVLCHLEMFDAAIQQLDKVLNINSENTDALYNRGLAGYMQSENTNDALPYFERAVKIDPQHLLSQHAIKTFKQLEQEEE, from the coding sequence ATGGAACAAGAAGCAATCTATCAACTCATAAAAGAAGGCAAATTTGAAGAAGCTTTAAAAGCTTTATTTGAAAATATAGAACAAAACCCTGAAGCTATTGAAAACTATATTAATTCAGGAATCTTGCTTGCTGAAGCTGGAGAAGTAGAAAAAGCAGAGAAATTTTTCCAAAAAGCTTTAACTATTAATCCTGATAATGGTGCAATTTATTATAATCTGGCAAATGTTTACTATAATGCTGAAAGCTATAATGATGCGATTAAATTATATCAGCAAGCTTTGCAAAAAGGAGTAGATGAAGCGGATACCAATTATATGATTGGTATGTCATTCAATCAATTAGGCGCATTCAAAGAAGCGTTGCCATTTTTAATGCGGGCAGCTGAACTTGATGAGAAGAATGATGAAGAAATTCAATTTCAATATGGTTTAGTATTGTGCCATTTAGAAATGTTCGACGCTGCAATACAGCAGTTAGATAAAGTGCTAAATATCAATTCTGAAAATACAGATGCGCTTTATAATCGTGGTCTTGCAGGCTATATGCAATCTGAAAATACTAACGATGCTCTGCCATATTTTGAACGCGCAGTCAAAATTGATCCTCAGCATTTGTTAAGTCAGCACGCAATTAAAACGTTTAAACAACTTGAGCAAGAGGAGGAATAA
- the alaS gene encoding alanine--tRNA ligase: protein MKQLKASEIRQNFIDYFKEQGHMVEPSAPLVPINDDSLLWINSGVATLKKYFDGREIPKKPRIVNSQKAIRTNDIENVGFTARHHTFFEMLGNFSIGDYFKREAIEFAWEFLTSDRWMGMEPEKLYVTIHPEDTEAYDLWHDVIGLEESRIIRIEGNFWDIGEGPSGPNTEIFYDRGPEYGKDDPAEEMYPGGENERYLEVWNLVFSEFNHNKDHTYTPLPNKNIDTGMGLERMASIAQNVRTNYETDLFMPIIEDVEQISGKKYQENAEQDVAFKVIADHIRTIAFAIGDGALPANEGRGYVLRRLLRRAVRFSQSLDINEPFMYRLVDTVAEIMEPYYPEVKQKADFIKRVIKSEEERFHETLEEGLAILNDMIKEAKAGGNVINGKDAFKLYDTYGFPIELTEEIADNEGLTVDMKTFEAEMQKQRDRARQARQKSESMQIQSEVLKNITTASTFTGYDVMDQNTKITDIIVNGERVEKADAGDTVFFVLEQTPFYAVSGGQVADQGTVSNENFEIEVTEVTKAPNGQNLHKGVVQFGQVSEGAEVEASVNHADRRDIKKNHSATHLLHAALKEVLGDHVNQAGSLVEGDRLRFDFSHFGPVTEEELEQVERRVNEEIWKGIDVTIKEMPIEEAKASGAMALFGEKYGDIVRVVDMSPFSIELCGGIHVNNTSEIGLFKIVSESGTGAGVRRIEALTGKAAFLYLEAIQNKFKAVKHQVKAKEDDQVAEKVNQLIDNEKQLHKQLEQRNQEITALKMGNIDDQVEEMNGLKVLALQVEAENAKALRQTMDDFKSKLQDTVIILASDVGGKVALVATVPKAETDKIKAGDIIKNMAPVVGGKGGGRPDMAQGGGSEPSKITEALQFIKNYIKTL from the coding sequence ATGAAGCAATTGAAAGCTAGTGAAATCAGACAAAATTTTATTGATTATTTTAAAGAACAGGGACATATGGTAGAACCTTCCGCACCGCTTGTACCGATTAATGATGATTCTTTATTATGGATCAACTCAGGTGTTGCAACACTGAAAAAATACTTTGACGGTCGTGAAATTCCGAAAAAACCAAGAATTGTCAACTCTCAAAAAGCCATTAGAACCAATGATATTGAAAATGTAGGATTCACTGCACGCCACCATACATTTTTCGAAATGCTTGGCAACTTTTCTATCGGTGATTATTTCAAACGTGAAGCGATTGAATTTGCTTGGGAATTTTTAACAAGTGATCGTTGGATGGGAATGGAACCTGAAAAATTATATGTAACGATTCATCCTGAGGATACAGAAGCGTATGATTTATGGCATGATGTTATCGGATTAGAAGAAAGTCGTATTATTCGTATCGAAGGCAATTTCTGGGATATCGGTGAAGGTCCATCTGGTCCGAACACAGAAATTTTCTATGATCGTGGACCAGAATATGGTAAAGACGATCCAGCTGAAGAAATGTACCCTGGCGGTGAAAATGAACGTTACCTTGAAGTGTGGAACTTAGTATTCAGTGAATTTAATCATAATAAAGATCATACCTATACTCCGCTTCCCAATAAAAATATTGATACCGGCATGGGTCTGGAACGTATGGCTTCTATCGCGCAAAATGTACGTACCAACTACGAAACAGACTTGTTTATGCCGATTATTGAAGATGTAGAACAAATTTCAGGTAAAAAATATCAAGAAAATGCAGAACAAGATGTTGCTTTTAAAGTCATTGCAGACCATATCCGTACAATTGCCTTTGCTATTGGTGATGGTGCTTTACCTGCAAACGAAGGACGCGGATATGTATTACGTCGCTTGTTGCGTCGTGCAGTACGTTTCAGTCAATCTCTAGATATTAATGAGCCATTCATGTATCGCTTAGTCGACACAGTAGCAGAGATTATGGAACCTTATTACCCAGAAGTGAAACAAAAAGCAGATTTCATCAAACGTGTTATTAAATCTGAAGAAGAACGTTTCCACGAAACATTAGAAGAAGGTTTAGCTATCTTGAACGATATGATTAAAGAGGCTAAAGCTGGCGGTAATGTGATCAATGGTAAAGATGCTTTCAAATTATATGATACGTACGGTTTCCCAATTGAATTAACAGAAGAAATTGCCGATAACGAAGGTTTAACTGTAGATATGAAAACCTTCGAAGCGGAAATGCAAAAACAAAGAGATCGTGCTCGTCAAGCACGTCAAAAATCAGAATCTATGCAAATCCAAAGTGAAGTATTAAAAAATATCACTACAGCAAGTACGTTTACAGGCTATGATGTGATGGATCAAAACACTAAAATTACAGACATCATTGTAAACGGTGAACGTGTAGAGAAAGCAGACGCTGGCGATACGGTATTCTTTGTACTTGAACAAACACCATTTTACGCTGTCAGCGGTGGACAAGTGGCTGACCAAGGTACAGTGAGCAACGAAAACTTTGAAATTGAAGTGACAGAAGTGACGAAAGCTCCAAATGGTCAAAACTTGCATAAAGGTGTAGTTCAATTCGGACAAGTATCTGAAGGTGCGGAAGTTGAAGCTTCAGTGAACCATGCAGATCGTCGCGACATTAAGAAAAACCATAGTGCGACTCACTTATTGCATGCCGCTTTAAAAGAAGTACTAGGTGATCACGTGAATCAGGCGGGTTCTCTAGTTGAAGGCGACCGATTACGTTTCGACTTTTCACACTTTGGTCCAGTAACAGAAGAAGAATTAGAACAAGTTGAACGCCGTGTTAATGAGGAAATTTGGAAAGGCATTGATGTGACTATCAAAGAAATGCCGATAGAAGAAGCGAAAGCATCTGGAGCAATGGCATTATTCGGAGAAAAATATGGCGATATTGTGCGTGTAGTAGATATGTCACCATTCTCTATTGAATTATGTGGTGGTATTCACGTTAACAACACATCTGAGATTGGTTTATTCAAGATTGTCAGTGAATCAGGAACTGGTGCAGGCGTACGCCGTATTGAAGCATTAACTGGTAAAGCTGCTTTCTTATATCTTGAAGCTATCCAAAATAAATTTAAAGCAGTTAAGCACCAAGTAAAAGCTAAAGAAGATGACCAAGTAGCTGAAAAAGTAAATCAACTCATCGACAACGAAAAACAATTGCATAAACAATTAGAACAACGTAATCAAGAAATCACTGCATTGAAAATGGGTAATATTGATGATCAAGTAGAAGAAATGAACGGCTTGAAAGTCTTAGCCTTGCAAGTAGAAGCTGAAAATGCAAAAGCATTACGTCAGACAATGGATGATTTCAAATCAAAATTACAAGATACAGTGATTATTTTAGCAAGTGATGTCGGCGGTAAAGTAGCACTCGTTGCCACAGTACCTAAAGCTGAAACAGATAAAATTAAAGCTGGGGACATTATTAAAAACATGGCACCAGTGGTCGGCGGTAAAGGCGGCGGTCGTCCTGATATGGCTCAAGGCGGCGGAAGTGAACCAAGTAAGATAACAGAGGCATTACAATTCATTAAAAACTACATTAAAACGCTATAA
- the mnmA gene encoding tRNA 2-thiouridine(34) synthase MnmA, with product MSNQDTRVVVGMSGGVDSSVTAYLLKEQGYDVIGIFMKNWDDTDENGVCTATEDYNDVIAVCNQIGIPYYAVNFEQEYWDKVFTYFLDEYKKGRTPNPDVMCNKEIKFKAFLDHAMKLGADYVATGHYAQVRRDKNGNVEMLRGVDNNKDQTYFLNQLTHKQLSKVMFPLGGMEKSEVRRIAAEQDLATAKKKDSTGICFIGERNFKEFLSNYLPAQSGDMRTLNGKKMGTHSGLMYYTIGQRHGLGIGGDGDPWFVVGKNLEDNVLYVEQGFHHDALYSDYLIASDVSLVNDIDLANGLECTAKFRYRQKDTKVTVTSIGENQIRVDFDEPVRAITPGQAVVLYDGDVCLGGATIDDVYKEAGQLTYIV from the coding sequence TTGAGCAACCAAGATACAAGAGTTGTTGTCGGTATGTCAGGCGGCGTTGATAGTTCGGTTACAGCATATTTGCTGAAAGAGCAAGGCTATGACGTCATCGGTATCTTCATGAAAAACTGGGATGACACCGATGAAAATGGTGTTTGTACAGCAACTGAAGATTATAATGATGTAATTGCTGTCTGCAACCAAATCGGCATCCCTTATTATGCTGTTAACTTTGAACAAGAATACTGGGATAAAGTATTTACTTATTTCCTAGATGAATATAAAAAAGGACGTACCCCTAATCCAGATGTAATGTGCAATAAAGAAATTAAATTCAAAGCATTTTTAGATCATGCAATGAAGTTAGGTGCAGATTATGTTGCAACAGGACATTATGCACAAGTGAGACGGGATAAAAATGGAAATGTTGAAATGTTGCGTGGTGTAGACAACAATAAAGACCAAACCTATTTCTTGAATCAATTGACACATAAACAATTATCAAAAGTCATGTTCCCGTTAGGTGGTATGGAAAAATCTGAAGTACGTCGTATTGCAGCTGAACAAGATTTAGCAACAGCTAAGAAAAAAGACTCCACAGGTATCTGTTTTATCGGAGAACGTAATTTCAAAGAATTCTTATCCAATTATTTACCAGCGCAATCAGGCGATATGCGTACGTTAAATGGTAAGAAAATGGGTACACACAGTGGCTTAATGTACTATACAATCGGCCAACGCCATGGTTTAGGTATCGGCGGAGATGGAGATCCGTGGTTTGTAGTCGGTAAAAACTTAGAAGACAATGTTTTATATGTAGAACAAGGTTTCCATCATGATGCACTTTACAGTGATTACTTAATTGCATCAGATGTTTCACTTGTGAATGATATCGATTTAGCAAACGGCTTAGAATGTACAGCAAAATTCAGATATCGCCAAAAAGATACAAAAGTTACAGTTACAAGTATCGGAGAAAACCAAATTCGCGTAGACTTTGATGAACCTGTGCGTGCGATTACGCCTGGACAAGCAGTAGTGCTATACGATGGAGATGTATGTCTCGGTGGTGCAACGATTGATGATGTCTATAAAGAAGCAGGTCAATTAACATATATTGTATAA
- a CDS encoding peptidase U32 family protein, with protein sequence MTELLVTPKSVEHIEVLIEKGADAFVIGEQKFGLRLAGEFDREAMREAVQLIHSHGKKAYAAVNGIFHNYHLNALEDYIQFLHEIKVDRIIFGDPAVVMYVKAQAQPIPLNWDAETIVTNYFQCNYWGKRGAKRAVLARELSLEEILNIKAHAEVEIEVQVHGMTCMFQSKRMLLGNYYTFQDRQMKIQRQDSGKDLLLYDEERENQYPVFEDYNGTHIMSPNDICLIEELDPLLEAGIDSLKIDGVLHTEEYINVCTEQYREAIDLYQEDPEAYEDEKFMLVDPIEEIQPEHRPFDEGFLFKHTVY encoded by the coding sequence ATGACAGAACTACTTGTGACACCTAAATCAGTTGAGCATATTGAAGTGTTGATTGAAAAAGGTGCAGATGCTTTTGTAATCGGAGAACAAAAATTCGGTTTGCGTTTAGCGGGAGAGTTTGATCGAGAAGCCATGCGTGAAGCGGTACAACTCATTCATAGCCATGGTAAAAAAGCCTATGCAGCTGTAAATGGTATTTTTCATAATTATCATTTGAATGCTTTAGAAGATTATATTCAATTTCTGCATGAAATCAAAGTTGATCGTATTATTTTCGGTGATCCAGCAGTAGTCATGTATGTTAAAGCGCAAGCACAGCCTATTCCTTTGAATTGGGATGCAGAGACGATTGTTACAAATTATTTCCAATGTAATTATTGGGGCAAACGCGGCGCTAAACGTGCGGTACTTGCGCGTGAGCTGAGCTTGGAAGAAATCTTGAATATTAAAGCACATGCTGAGGTAGAAATAGAAGTACAAGTGCATGGGATGACTTGTATGTTCCAATCGAAACGTATGTTGCTCGGTAATTACTATACTTTCCAAGATCGTCAAATGAAAATTCAACGTCAAGATTCAGGGAAAGATTTATTGTTATATGATGAAGAACGTGAAAATCAATATCCAGTATTTGAAGATTATAATGGGACACATATTATGTCGCCAAACGATATATGTTTGATTGAAGAATTAGATCCATTGTTGGAAGCGGGAATCGATAGTTTGAAAATAGATGGTGTGTTGCACACTGAAGAATATATTAATGTATGTACAGAACAATACAGAGAAGCTATCGACTTATACCAAGAAGATCCTGAAGCATATGAAGATGAAAAATTCATGCTAGTGGACCCGATTGAAGAAATCCAACCTGAACATCGACCGTTTGATGAAGGATTCTTATTCAAACACACAGTTTATTAA
- a CDS encoding IreB family regulatory phosphoprotein: MNNYDKTMRFNLEDVPKENVKSVLTNVYNTLNERGYDPVNQIVGYLLSGDPAYIPRHNEARNQIRRIDRDEIMEELVSNYLNASKDK; the protein is encoded by the coding sequence ATGAACAATTACGATAAAACAATGCGCTTTAATCTTGAAGATGTTCCTAAAGAAAATGTTAAATCAGTGCTGACTAACGTGTATAATACCTTGAATGAACGTGGTTACGATCCAGTCAACCAAATTGTCGGTTATCTCTTATCAGGTGACCCTGCCTATATTCCGCGTCATAATGAAGCAAGAAACCAAATCAGAAGAATTGACCGTGATGAAATCATGGAAGAACTTGTTTCAAATTACTTGAATGCGTCTAAAGATAAATAG
- a CDS encoding O-methyltransferase, whose translation MDKNENYLINLSQKHSHELEALRPYAEENNVPIIHPLSLDMIKQLIRIHQSRHILEIGTAIGYSAMHFASVNEDINVWTIERDETMQKAAKENLANYTYGSQVHLIEGDARETFEAVEDLSFDMIFIDAAKAQSQKFFELYTPLLRKGGLVIVDNILYHDFVADIEVVRSRNVKQMVKKIQKFNTWLNDHPDYETNFLDIEDGLAIAIKGESK comes from the coding sequence ATGGATAAAAATGAAAATTACTTGATTAATTTATCGCAAAAACACTCACATGAGTTAGAGGCCTTAAGACCTTACGCTGAAGAAAATAATGTTCCGATTATCCATCCTTTGTCGTTGGATATGATTAAACAATTGATAAGAATTCATCAATCACGACATATTTTAGAGATTGGAACAGCTATCGGTTATAGCGCTATGCATTTTGCTTCAGTCAATGAAGACATTAATGTATGGACAATTGAACGTGATGAAACAATGCAGAAAGCTGCTAAAGAAAATTTAGCGAATTATACCTATGGTTCGCAAGTTCATCTCATTGAAGGAGATGCAAGGGAAACTTTTGAGGCAGTTGAGGATTTATCTTTTGATATGATCTTTATTGATGCGGCCAAAGCACAATCGCAGAAATTTTTTGAACTCTATACGCCACTATTGAGAAAAGGCGGTTTGGTGATTGTAGATAATATTCTCTACCATGATTTTGTAGCAGATATAGAAGTGGTACGCAGTCGTAACGTTAAGCAGATGGTGAAGAAAATTCAAAAGTTTAATACCTGGTTAAATGATCATCCAGACTATGAAACTAACTTTTTAGATATAGAAGATGGTTTAGCCATCGCGATTAAAGGAGAGTCAAAATGA